The Trichocoleus sp. FACHB-46 DNA window GGATTCATCGCTTCTTGCTTTGTTTGGTACAACAACACTGCTTACCCCAGCGAATTTTTCGGTCCTACGGGTCCTGAAGCGTCTCAAGCGCAAGCGATGACCTTCTTGATTCGTGACCAACGCTTGGGTGCAAACGTCGGTTCTGCTCAAGGTCCTACAGGTCTTGGTAAATACCTGATGCGCTCCCCCACGGGTGAAATCATCTTCGGTGGTGAAACCATGCGCTTCTGGGACTTCCGTGGTCCTTGGTTGGAGCCTCTACGTGGTCCCAACGGTCTAGATCTCAACAAGATCAAGAACGACATTCAACCTTGGCAAGTACGCCGCGCGGCTGAGTACATGACCCATGCTCCTCTAGGTTCTTTGAACTCTGTAGGTGGTGTGGCAACCGAAATTAACTCTGTTAACTTCGTGTCTCCTCGCGCTTGGTTGTCAACTTCTCACTTTGTGCTCGCTTTCTTCTTCCTAGTCGGTCATCTGTGGCATGCGGGTCGTGCACGGGCTGCTGCGGCTGGTTTTGAGCGAGGCATCAACCGTGAAAGTGAGCCTGTACTCTCCATGCCTGACCTCGACTAGTAAATTAAACTTTGGTTTGACGACTAGTTAATCTCTAAAGACTCCTGCTTAAAGCAGGAGTCTTTTTTAAGGTCTTTATTTCAACTGTTTATTGGATACAGTATTTTAGGTCATGCCGATAAAATTCGTTGTCCAAAGGGCATGCTGCGAACGTCACTATAATGCGCAAATCTACTGTTATAAATCCTCATGTAACCTACAAAGTGATTTTGTTAAAGGGATTGTCTTTTGGCCCACTAACTTCGCTCAAAGCTGTCTCAGTTTGAATCTCTGCAGGAATGCACAGCATATTAAGAGAGCCTAGATTTTCAAATATATTTTCCTGATTCTCGTCGAAGTTATTAGGGTTATACAGTGGGCAGAAATGCCACCAAAGACGGTAGTTAAGAGACTGAATGAGACTGATTAAAGCTTCTGAGTGTTCTGGACGGTCATTTTCCACATAAAGAAAAGGCCGTAGACGTTTAATTGTATTTAAAGCTCCACCCAATACCTCCTTCTCCATGCCCTCTACATCTACTTTGATTAAATGGCAGTGCTGTAAGTCCAAACTATCGATAGTTTTAATATCTACTTCCTCTCCATCGTATTGCCTGCCTAGAGATATCCCGCCGAAGTTTTCAGGATCTTCGTAATTAAGAGGGGGTAATTTCGTTGTACCAACTTTCTGTCCTAAGGCTACTTGTTTTGCACTCACGTTAGTTAAATTGTTGAGAGCCAAGTTGGCGCAAAGGGTTTGAAAAACGATACGTTGTGGCTCAAATACAAGAACTAGGCCGTCCCGTCCCACAGTTTTAGCAAACACAACAGTATGAGCGCCTATATTTCCTCCAGCTTCAATGACTAAATTTCCTGGTTTTAAGAGTTGCTGAAAAAGTTCCACTTCAGATTCAGAGTACTCGCCATAAAAAGCAAGTGATCTTCCGATGAAAACGTCATTTCTGTTGTAGAGCATCATGCCGTGACGGCAGAGACGTAAATCATTGAGTTCTGGAAAGTGCTCCATTGTTTTGCTCATAAGTTTATTTTCACAAAAATGAAGAAATAACAAACGAAGCTATAAAAGATTGAGGCCTTGAAATAATTGAATACAAGACAAGCTAAGGAAGCAATTGTATGCGCGAATCTGACCTGACTGACGCTTTGAAATGGACTCCTGAAGCGAAAGTGAAACTACAAAACATTCCCTTTTTCGTGCGATCGCAGGCACGCCAGCGGATTGAGCATTTAGCGCGAGAAGGGGAGATGGATACGGTGACGGCTGAACTCGTCGAGCAAGCTCGCTTAGAGTTTGGTCAATAAACACCAACCCCACAGTGGTTCTAATTAACTGCCTTCCGTGTTCATGGCTGATAACACGGCCTGTTGGCTGGCAGCTATGTAGATGGAGCGCAGGTGATCCATTGCGGCTGAAGTTGGAGGTTGAGCCGTAGCAGCACTGGAGCTAGATTCTGGCTTGATAGAGATAGGGCCGAGCACATCCAGAATTGTTTCTGTGCTAGGAGGAGGCGCAATTACTACCAAAGAGGACTCTAGTTGTTCGTTGTAGTGCCAAAACTGGTCGAGATTGAGAGGGGTAATGAGTTGCGATCGCTCATTCGTTGCTTCTTCTGGTGCTGTTTCTGACGTTCCCTCACTGTTAGCACTCCGCATTTGTCGCAGGGCCGCAATAATTTGCTCTTTGGTGCGACCTCGAAGTTCAAACAGAACAAACGGATCTTCACTAAAGCGATCGCCCAACAGATAATAAACCGCTCCAATGTGCTTGCAAGGGTTTGCAGGGTCGGGACAAGAGCATTTGCTGTGGATATCGAACCGCGTCAACGGAAACAAGCTTAAACCATTGCTAGTAAAGACCTCTTCAATGCTCTGAGGCATTTCTCCCGCTAGTAGTTTGGCTGAAAAAATTGCTCGCTGGGACATGGTCTCAATCACATATCCCCATTGTTCATCGTCGAACGGATCGAGGGAGAGCGAGACTTGGTACGGCTCAGGAGCGGTGCCTTGAACTTGGGCAGACACCTTTGGCCCTTGAAACTCTAGTGCCAAAACATTGCCTTGCCGAGCGTAATTGCGAGCTCGTTCTAACCGTCGCCGCCAGCCAAAGGACTCTAGAACATCTACCCAGCGCTGTGCCCACCACTCGCGACTGGGTTGGAGAGAAACGCCATCGGCGGCAGTGGTAGCTTTGGGCGGTGGGTTGTTTTTAGGGAGATTAGAAGAATAGTGGGTCATTCGGCATCCTCATCAATCACAGCACTGCGATCGAGCAAGAGCAGGTTGCGGAGTTGATCGGTATCAAGCTCGGTTAGCCAATGTTCACCTGCTCCTACTACCTGCTCGGCCAAGGCTTTTTTACTTTCGATTAGTTCATGAATTTTTTCTTCCAGGGTGCCGTTGCAGACAAACTTATGCACCTGGACATTGCGAGTTTGACCGATACGGAATACCCGGTCAGTCGCTTGGTTTTCGACTGCTGGATTCCACCAGCGATCGAAGTGGAAGACATGGTTGGCGCGAGTTAGATTGAGACCTACTCCGCCTGCTTTAAGGGAAAGAATGAAGATTTGAGAGCCTTGTGGATCTTGTTGGAAGCGATCGACCATTTCCTCGCGCTGTTTCTTGGAGGTGCTGCCGTATAGGAATGGAATTTCTTGCTTGAGCTGTTTTTGTAGGTGGTCTTGTAGCAATTTGCCCCATTCAGCAAACTGAGTAAAGATTAGGGCGCGATCGGCTCGGTTGGCACCTACTTCTTCACTCGTCGCTAAAATTTCTTCCAGCATCTCCTCCAAGCGCTGAAGTTTGCCTGAACGAGCTTTAAAGGATGAAGTAGTTGTTTTTTCATCCTTCCTCTTTCCGCCTTCATCCTTCCCCAAATCTGGGTGGTTACAAATTTGCTTTAGTTTCACCAGTAGTGCCAAAATCATGCCTCGCCGTTTAATGCCTTCAGCGCTATCAATTTCGGCCAAGGAAGCATCGACAGCCTGCTGATATAGTTTTGCTTGCTCGGCAGTCAGCCCACAGAAAATAGTCATTTCCTGTTTTTCGGGCAAATCTTGGATAATGCTGCGATCGCTCTTGAGGCGGCGCAAGATAAAGGGTTGCACCAGCGATCGCAGAGTTTTGAGCGAGGCAGTATCACCATAACGCTCGACCGGAATCGCAAACCGTCGTTGAAAGAAGTTCTTTGGCCCCAAGTAGCCAGGATTGAGGAAGTCCAAAATGGACCACAGCTCGGAGAGGCGGTTCTCTACGGGAGTTCCTGTCAAGGCAATGCGAAAGTGGTTCTCTAACTGTCGGACTGCTTGCGATTGCTTAGCGTCTGGGTTTTTAATATTTTGAGCTTCATCTAGCACCACCCCCTGCCAACTCACAGTTTGTAGATCCTTCAGATCTCGCTGAATCAGCGCGTAACTTGTAATGACTAAATGTTGACCTTTAACAGTTTTGGCAAAAGCTTTACCTTTAGGACGCTTGTCACCGTGATGCACCATCACCTTGAGGGTGGGAGCAAATTTCTTTACTTCTCGCTCCCAATTCCCTAATACAGAAGTGGGACAGACCAACAAGGTCGGTTGTTCTAGAGCGTTTTGCTCGTGTAGATGTAACAAGAACGCAATGAACTCCACGGTTTTACCTAAACCCATATCGTCCGCGAGGCAAGCCCCCAAACCCCAGCGCTCCAGAAATGCTAGCCATCCTGCACCACGGGCTTGGTAGGGGCGCAGTTCTCCTTTGAAAGTGGTAGGAGTGGCGATCGCTTCTACAGATTGACTGCCAGAGGTGAGGGCATTGATCAGCTCTTGCAAGGCACCGGAAGCTTCAAAACTCACAACGGGAAGCTTTTCAATCACTTGAGTGTCGCCTGTGCTAATTCGCAAGGCATCCTCTAGAGAAAGAGCCATCTGGTCTTTACGTTCTGCGAAGAAGTTCTGGGCGGCGCGGATATCTTGAGGACGCAGTTCTACCCACTCACCATTGATTTCGACTAAAGGTGTATTGAGTGCCACCAACTGGTCGAACTCTGCTTTGGAAAGCGTTTGACCCCCAATGGACAAACCCCAGCGGAAATTCAGCAGGCTTTGTAGCCCTAAACGGCGATCGCCCGCAATAGAAGTCTCTGCTTGAATTTTCAGTCCGAGACGGTTGGCCCAGCCCTCTTGGTTGGCTAGCCCAGGGGGGAGAATCACGCCAAAGCCGCTGTCTTGCAAGCGCCAAGCTGCTGTTTTAATAAACTCGTACACCTGCAAAGCGGTGAGACGACAAAACTGAGGTCGTTGCTCATGTAAGCTCGGTTCTAGCAACGGGTACAGTCTTGAAGCGAGGCCTAAGCCTGCTAGTAGCGTTTCTTGTGGTCGCTCAATCGTGCGGCCTAAATATACTAACCGCTCCACTGGATTGCTCCAAATGGTGGGGGCACTCAGCAAAAAGTCGGCATCATTAGCTGCCTGCAAGAAATACTCTAGGAGCCATTCCGTTTGACCGCTGACCGGAGGGTGCAAATAGAAGCAAGTCCGAAACCGTCGCTGCTCCACCAAATAATCTTGGAGCGGAGCTGTCCAGGTATTCAAAGCGGCTTCTAAACGCCCTACGGTCGTTGAATCGGTTGCTACTAAACCAGATTCAGTGCTTAATGCTTGAAGCCACAGTTGCAGGGCTGGATCAATTGCCGCGTCTGGTTTACGGCGATCGCCTGAAGCTGGCGTAAAAGTTGGAGGAGTTGCGATCGCTCTAACTTGTGCATCCAGCGTATTGTTTAAGAATTCTCGAATCAAATCTTGCGGAGCTAGGGGTAAGTCTAGGGCTTGAACTTGTGACGCAGCTTGAGATGCAGCTTGATAAGTGCGGCAAGCCGCAGGTAAGCGCTGCCCAAACTTTTCTAATCGAGCTTGGTCAGTGGCGCTGTCTAAAAGCACTTGCCAATGAGCAACTACTGTATTGCCATTGGTTTGCACCATTGGCAGAAACTTCGATCGCGCCAGCAAATCTAGGCTCCAACGAGCCATGTGGGACCAAAACCGCAAATCATCGCCCACAAACGAGTCTTCGGCACCAAAGGAACTCAGCGGCAAAGCCTGCAAAAATTGCATTGCAGCCAAGGGTGGTAGACAAAAGCCTTCGACTCGCCAAGGAGAGAGACAGAGGGCATCGGGTGTGACTTCAGCTTCACTAACTGCCGCAGCCGAATGTTGTGGGATAGCGGCTGTGGCTGTAACCCAAGTGGGCAAAGCCAAAACTTGCGATCGCCAAGTGATCTCGCCATCGGCAGTGGTAGCAGGTTCAACAGCGATCGCAGTACTCGCAGTACGTTTACGAGAGCGTCCCGCCGGAGTTGAGCTTGCGTCTGGAGGTGGCGTAGCGGCATTGGCTGCCGGAGTTGGTAACGTCCACTTGAGCTTGCCCGCTTGTTGCAGCGATCGCAGGAAATCGGCTAACTCACTAGGTGCGATCGCGAAGGGATGCTCAGGAACTTGGTCAGTGGTAATGGCAGTGTCTTCAGCAATCCGTCGCCACGTCTCACCCCAAACAAAAAAACAGCCTGTGAAATTCAGAGGTGAATACTCGCCTAGTC harbors:
- a CDS encoding PCP reductase family protein, with the translated sequence MRESDLTDALKWTPEAKVKLQNIPFFVRSQARQRIEHLAREGEMDTVTAELVEQARLEFGQ
- a CDS encoding DEAD/DEAH box helicase — its product is MAILHGSWLLQTSKNMAHQSASGLGEYSPLNFTGCFFVWGETWRRIAEDTAITTDQVPEHPFAIAPSELADFLRSLQQAGKLKWTLPTPAANAATPPPDASSTPAGRSRKRTASTAIAVEPATTADGEITWRSQVLALPTWVTATAAIPQHSAAAVSEAEVTPDALCLSPWRVEGFCLPPLAAMQFLQALPLSSFGAEDSFVGDDLRFWSHMARWSLDLLARSKFLPMVQTNGNTVVAHWQVLLDSATDQARLEKFGQRLPAACRTYQAASQAASQVQALDLPLAPQDLIREFLNNTLDAQVRAIATPPTFTPASGDRRKPDAAIDPALQLWLQALSTESGLVATDSTTVGRLEAALNTWTAPLQDYLVEQRRFRTCFYLHPPVSGQTEWLLEYFLQAANDADFLLSAPTIWSNPVERLVYLGRTIERPQETLLAGLGLASRLYPLLEPSLHEQRPQFCRLTALQVYEFIKTAAWRLQDSGFGVILPPGLANQEGWANRLGLKIQAETSIAGDRRLGLQSLLNFRWGLSIGGQTLSKAEFDQLVALNTPLVEINGEWVELRPQDIRAAQNFFAERKDQMALSLEDALRISTGDTQVIEKLPVVSFEASGALQELINALTSGSQSVEAIATPTTFKGELRPYQARGAGWLAFLERWGLGACLADDMGLGKTVEFIAFLLHLHEQNALEQPTLLVCPTSVLGNWEREVKKFAPTLKVMVHHGDKRPKGKAFAKTVKGQHLVITSYALIQRDLKDLQTVSWQGVVLDEAQNIKNPDAKQSQAVRQLENHFRIALTGTPVENRLSELWSILDFLNPGYLGPKNFFQRRFAIPVERYGDTASLKTLRSLVQPFILRRLKSDRSIIQDLPEKQEMTIFCGLTAEQAKLYQQAVDASLAEIDSAEGIKRRGMILALLVKLKQICNHPDLGKDEGGKRKDEKTTTSSFKARSGKLQRLEEMLEEILATSEEVGANRADRALIFTQFAEWGKLLQDHLQKQLKQEIPFLYGSTSKKQREEMVDRFQQDPQGSQIFILSLKAGGVGLNLTRANHVFHFDRWWNPAVENQATDRVFRIGQTRNVQVHKFVCNGTLEEKIHELIESKKALAEQVVGAGEHWLTELDTDQLRNLLLLDRSAVIDEDAE
- a CDS encoding SWIM zinc finger family protein, with product MTHYSSNLPKNNPPPKATTAADGVSLQPSREWWAQRWVDVLESFGWRRRLERARNYARQGNVLALEFQGPKVSAQVQGTAPEPYQVSLSLDPFDDEQWGYVIETMSQRAIFSAKLLAGEMPQSIEEVFTSNGLSLFPLTRFDIHSKCSCPDPANPCKHIGAVYYLLGDRFSEDPFVLFELRGRTKEQIIAALRQMRSANSEGTSETAPEEATNERSQLITPLNLDQFWHYNEQLESSLVVIAPPPSTETILDVLGPISIKPESSSSAATAQPPTSAAMDHLRSIYIAASQQAVLSAMNTEGS
- a CDS encoding FkbM family methyltransferase, yielding MSKTMEHFPELNDLRLCRHGMMLYNRNDVFIGRSLAFYGEYSESEVELFQQLLKPGNLVIEAGGNIGAHTVVFAKTVGRDGLVLVFEPQRIVFQTLCANLALNNLTNVSAKQVALGQKVGTTKLPPLNYEDPENFGGISLGRQYDGEEVDIKTIDSLDLQHCHLIKVDVEGMEKEVLGGALNTIKRLRPFLYVENDRPEHSEALISLIQSLNYRLWWHFCPLYNPNNFDENQENIFENLGSLNMLCIPAEIQTETALSEVSGPKDNPFNKITL